Proteins encoded by one window of Streptomyces sp. LX-29:
- a CDS encoding MFS transporter — protein sequence MTSDVRKLPTGFGRLWTAQTVSSLGDGVSHAALPLLALTLTRDPMALAVVTAAGTLPWLLFGVLGGALVDRWDRRRTMWVTDAARAVLLAIPAAAAALDVLSIPLLAAVAFLLGLGGLFFDTAATAYLPDLLGRDPALLERANSRLRGSQTAASGFAGPPAGSALLALGRAVPLLADAVSFALSALLVRSLPAAPRPAPQARESLLRQARAGASYVFRDQLLLGLALRPAVGNIAFVAVETVLALFAHDRLGIDTFGFGLLLTAEATGGLLGAGIASFLGRRLGTGTALTCTAAVEGLAILGLAAAPNPYVAGLALAVCGAGMGATMVLAPSLRQAIVPAHLMGRVASTSRMLAMCAAPFGAFLGGWLATTYDVRTPLYTAAGLLLTMTTITATMTSNRRVEAALRAAAPADDPDHPESRDPVQERAM from the coding sequence GTGACCTCAGACGTTCGGAAGCTGCCGACCGGGTTCGGACGGCTGTGGACCGCGCAGACGGTGTCCTCGCTCGGTGACGGGGTGTCGCATGCCGCGCTGCCACTGCTCGCGTTGACGTTGACGCGGGATCCGATGGCGCTCGCCGTCGTCACGGCCGCCGGAACGCTGCCGTGGCTGCTCTTCGGGGTGCTCGGCGGTGCGCTGGTGGACCGCTGGGACCGTCGGCGCACGATGTGGGTCACGGACGCGGCGCGTGCGGTGCTGCTCGCGATACCGGCGGCAGCGGCCGCGCTCGACGTGCTGAGCATTCCCCTGCTCGCGGCCGTCGCCTTCCTCCTCGGCCTCGGCGGACTCTTCTTCGACACGGCCGCCACGGCCTATCTGCCGGATCTGCTCGGCCGCGACCCCGCGCTCCTGGAGCGCGCCAACTCCCGCCTGCGCGGCAGCCAGACCGCCGCGTCCGGCTTCGCCGGGCCGCCCGCGGGCAGTGCCCTGCTCGCGCTCGGGCGGGCGGTTCCGCTGCTCGCCGACGCGGTCTCGTTCGCGCTCTCCGCACTGCTCGTACGGTCGCTGCCCGCCGCACCCCGGCCCGCACCGCAGGCTCGTGAGTCGCTGCTGCGGCAGGCGCGGGCCGGCGCCTCGTACGTGTTCCGGGATCAGTTGCTGCTCGGGCTCGCGCTGCGTCCGGCGGTCGGGAACATCGCCTTCGTCGCCGTGGAGACCGTGCTCGCCCTCTTCGCACACGACCGTCTCGGTATCGACACCTTCGGCTTCGGCCTGCTCCTCACGGCGGAGGCCACCGGCGGTCTGCTCGGCGCGGGCATCGCCTCCTTCCTCGGCCGACGACTCGGCACCGGCACCGCGCTGACCTGCACGGCCGCAGTCGAGGGACTCGCCATCCTGGGCCTTGCCGCCGCTCCGAACCCGTACGTCGCCGGCCTCGCGCTCGCCGTCTGCGGGGCGGGCATGGGCGCCACGATGGTGCTCGCGCCCTCCCTCCGACAGGCGATCGTCCCCGCCCACCTGATGGGCCGGGTCGCCTCCACCTCCCGCATGCTCGCCATGTGCGCCGCCCCGTTCGGCGCCTTCCTCGGCGGCTGGCTGGCCACCACCTACGACGTACGCACCCCGCTCTACACGGCCGCCGGCCTCCTCCTCACCATGACCACCATCACCGCGACCATGACCAGCAACCGCCGGGTCGAGGCGGCGCTGCGTGCCGCCGCCCCGGCCGATGATCCAGATCACCCGGAATCCCGGGACCCCGTGCAGGAGCGTGCCATGTAG